From Xyrauchen texanus isolate HMW12.3.18 chromosome 12, RBS_HiC_50CHRs, whole genome shotgun sequence, one genomic window encodes:
- the LOC127653058 gene encoding potassium voltage-gated channel subfamily A member 7-like yields MDNLDKGGGGSDGGLEDKKQVEEEVSESDKKLKDQRNKAEKGDKEKVETKRENRKSGSLWREGWALSERLAINVSGMRYETQIRTLAQFPDSLLGDPQRRLRYFDPLRNEIFLDRNRFCFDAILYFYQSGGRLRRPANVPLDVFMDELRFYELGEDIMTRFKEDEGFPKEEPRPLPKNEIQRKLWILFEHPESSGGARIIAIISVMVIVVSILIFCLETLPDFRAEKELREQYSYQPHPSIANSTMLVPPMSSPFQDPFFLVETMCICWFSFELMMRFACSPSKMIFFKDVMNIIDFFAIIPYFVTLGTELAKSKGATPSMSLAIIRVIRLVRVFRIFKLSRHSKGLQILGQTLKASLRELALLIFFLFIGVILFSSAVYFAEVDNPGTAFTSIPEAFWWAVVSMTTVGYGDMYPETVGGKLVGSMCAIAGVLTISLPVPVIVSNFSYFYHRETECESNQEYTHVNTDLWEEGEGEGEGEEGEEGPGENGNYVPLEGGAAYRGICAPLNGTLLAGFCAGQAGAQRGTIYLREPLVTQV; encoded by the exons ATGGACAACCTAGACAAGGGAGGAGGAGGATCAGATGGTGGATTGGAGGACAAAAAACAAGTAGAGGAAGAGGTCAGTGAGAGTGATAAGAAGCTCAAGGACCAGCGCAACAAAGCTGAAAAGGGCGACAAAGAGAAGGTTGAAACGAAGAGGGAGAATCGAAAATCTGGTTCATTGTGGAGAGAAGGTTGGGCGCTTTCTGAACGTTTGGCCATCAATGTGTCAGGCATGCGCTATGAGACTCAGATTCGCACTCTGGCCCAGTTTCCCGATTCTCTGCTTGGAGACCCACAACGTCGGCTACGATACTTTGACCCCCTTCGCAACGAAATTTTCCTAGACCGCAATCGATTCTGCTTCGATGCCATCCTCTACTTCTACCAGTCTGGAGGTCGGCTACGGCGGCCTGCCAATGTGCCTCTGGATGTCTTCATGGATGAATTGCGTTTTTATGAGCTGGGAGAAGATATCATGACTCGATTCAAGGAGGACGAGGGCTTCCCAAAGGAGGAACCTCGGCCCCTTCCTAAAAATGAGATCCAACGCAAGCTATGGATTCTTTTTGAACACCCGGAATCCTCCGGAGGTGCCCGTATCATCGCTATCATTAGTGTGATGGTGATTGTGGTCTCCATTCTCATCTTCTGTTTGGAGACACTTCCTGACTTCAGAGCAGAGAAGGAGCTGAGAGAG CAATATTCATACCAGCCTCATCCCAGTATTGCAAACAGCACAATGCTTGTCCCACCCATGTCTTCTCCCTTCCAAGATCCATTCTTCCTAGTAGAGACCATGTGCATCTGCTGGTTTTCATTTGAACTAATGATGCGTTTCGCCTGCTCTCCCAGTAAAATGATTTTCTTTAAGGATGTGATGAACATCATAGACTTCTTTGCCATCATTCCTTACTTTGTCACACTCGGCACCGAGCTGGCCAAGTCTAAGGGAGCTACACCGAGCATGTCCCTGGCCATCATCAGGGTTATCCGTCTGGTTCGAGTGTTCAGGATCTTCAAGCTGTCCCGCCACTCCAAAGGCCTACAAATCTTGGGCCAGACACTAAAAGCCAGCTTGAGAGAGCTAGCCCTTCTCATCTTCTTTCTATTCATTGGAGTCATACTGTTCTCCAGTGCCGTGTATTTCGCAGAGGTGGACAACCCAGGCACGGCCTTCACCAGTATCCCAGAGGCCTTCTGGTGGGCTGTGGTCTCCATGACGACAGTGGGGTACGGCGACATGTATCCAGAGACGGTGGGCGGAAAGCTGGTGGGCTCCATGTGTGCTATCGCTGGTGTGCTCACCATCTCACTCCCTGTTCCTGTCATCGTTTCTAACTTCAGCTACTTCTACCACCGTGAGACGGAGTGTGAGAGTAACCAAGAGTACACTCACGTCAACACCGACCTTTGGGAGGAGGGAGAGGGTGAAGGAGAGGGAGAAGAGGGTGAGGAAGGGCCAGGGGAAAATGGAAACTACGTCCCTCTTGAGGGAGGCGCAGCCTACAGAGGGATCTGTGCTCCTCTTAATGGAACTCTTCTTGCTGGATTTTGTGCTGGGCAAGCTGGAGCGCAAAGAGGGACCATTTACCTACGGGAGCCTCTGGTCACCCAAGTCTGA
- the hsd17b14 gene encoding 17-beta-hydroxysteroid dehydrogenase 14, producing the protein MASAQRYLNKVVIVTGGSKGIGRGIVKVFVENGAKVVFCARGAEDGQSLESTLNKEGPGSCLFVSCDVSKDGDIKRLIDVTVERFGQIDCLVNNAGWHPPHKSTDETTAEEFRDLLNLNLISYFLASKYALPYLRKTQGNIINVSSLVASIGQKDAAPYVATKGAIIAITKAMAVDESRYQVRVNCISPGNVMTPLWEELASKTENSSVTIKEGENAQLIGRMGTEAESGLAALFLAADATFCTGIDLFLSGGAELNYGFKSQIP; encoded by the exons ATGGCTAGTGCTCAGCGCTATTTAAACAAAGTTGTCATCGTCACTGGTGGCTCTAAAGGCATTGGAAGAGGCATCGTGAAAGTATTTG TTGAGAACGGGGCCAAAGTTGTGTTCTGCGCGCGAGGTG CGGAAGATGGCCAGTCTCTCGAGTCTACGCTGAATAAGGAAGGGCCGGGATCATGCTTGTTTGTATCTTGTGACGTGTCTAAAGATGGTGACATCAAA CGATTAATCGATGTAACTGTTGAGCGGTTTGGACAAATAGACTGTTTGGTGAACAACGCTGGGTGGC ACCCCCCTCACAAGTCCACAGATGAAACCACTGCAGAAGAGTTCAGAGATCTGCTTAATCTGAACCTCATAAGTTACTTCCTTGCATCTAAG TATGCCCTACCCTACTTGCGCAAAACGCAAGGAAACATCATCAATGTGTCCAGTCTGGTCGCCTCTATAGGTCAGAAAGATGCTGCTCCATATGTGGCAACCAAG GGGGCGATCATTGCCATAACTAAAGCGATGGCTGTGGATGAGAGTCGGTATCAAGTGCGAGTCAACTG CATCTCTCCAGGCAATGTGATGACACCTCTTTGGGAAGAGCTTGCTAGCAAAACTGAAAACTCTTCTGTCACTATTAAGGAGGGAGAAAATGCACAG TTGATTGGACGAATGGGCACAGAGGCTGAAAGTGGATTGGCTGCCCTCTTCCTGGCAGCTGATGCCACTTTCTGTACAGGGATCGATTTGTTTCTGAGTGGAGGGGCTGAACTTAACTATGGCTTCAAAAGCCAGATTCCATAA
- the fgf21 gene encoding fibroblast growth factor 21, with protein sequence MNADGSVRGSPVQNSNCVQELRSVKAGETVIRGVATSLFLCVNNAGNLRGQWDYTEEDCTFQELLLADGYSLFLSPHNGLPVSLLSNQLGQRYSAPFSRFLPIMNTQFTASRNGENSQIHEVKQYIQDINLDSDDPLGMGHQSHIQIVFSPSLHTEK encoded by the exons ATGAATGCTGATGGCTCAGTAAGGGGTTCTCCAGTACAGAACTCAAATT GtgtgcaggaactgcgctcagtgaaaGCAGGTGAGACAGTAATCAGAGGTGTGGCTACATCGCTCTTCCTCTGCGTAAATAATGCAGGCAACTTGAGAGGACAG TGGGATTACACTGAAGAGGACTGCACCTTTCAGGAACTGCTCCTGGCAGATGGATATTCTCTTTTCCTTTCTCCACACAATGGACTTCCTGTGTCACTCCTCTCAAATCAGTTGGGACAGAGATATAGCGCCCCATTTTCTCGGTTCCTCCCCATTATGAATACTCAGTTTACAGCGTCCAGGAATGGAGAGAACAGTCAGATACACGAGGTGAAACAGTATATTCAAGACATAAACTTGGACTCTGATGACCCACTTGGAATGGGACATCAGTCACACATACAAATTGTTTTCAGCCCTAGTCTGCATACTGAGAAATGA